A section of the Enterobacter sp. C2 genome encodes:
- the apaG gene encoding Co2+/Mg2+ efflux protein ApaG yields MINSPRVCVHVQSVYIESQSAPDEQRYVFAYTVTIRNLGRAPVQLLGRYWLITNGNGRETEVQGEGVVGVQPHIAPGEEYQYTSGAVIETPLGTMQGHYEMIDAEGNPFRIDIPVFRLAVSTLIH; encoded by the coding sequence ATGATCAATTCGCCCCGGGTATGTGTTCACGTACAGAGTGTCTATATCGAATCGCAGTCGGCACCTGATGAACAGCGCTATGTTTTCGCCTATACGGTGACCATCCGCAATCTGGGACGCGCGCCCGTGCAGCTGCTGGGGCGCTACTGGCTTATCACCAACGGCAACGGCCGTGAAACCGAGGTGCAGGGCGAAGGTGTGGTTGGCGTTCAGCCGCATATTGCGCCCGGCGAAGAGTACCAATACACCAGCGGGGCCGTTATCGAAACGCCGCTGGGTACCATGCAGGGCCACTATGAGATGATCGATGCCGAGGGCAATCCGTTCCGCATCGACATACCGGTCTTCCGACTTGCCGTTTCAACACTCATCCATTAA
- the hemW gene encoding radical SAM family heme chaperone HemW, with protein sequence MADLPPLSLYIHIPWCVQKCPYCDFNSHALKGEVPHDDYVQHLLSDLDADAPWAQGREVKTIFIGGGTPSLLSGPAMQTLLDGVRARLNLAADAEITMEANPGTVEADRFVDYQRAGVNRISIGVQSFSEAKLTRLGRIHGPEEAKRAARLATGLGLRSFNLDLMHGLPDQTLDEALDDLRQAIDLNPPHLSWYQLTIEPGTLFGSRPPVLPDDDSLWEIFEQGHQLLTAAGYQQYETSAYAKPGYQCQHNLNYWRFGDYLGIGCGAHGKVTFPDGRILRTAKTRHPRGYMQGTYRDRQHEVETADKPFEFFMNRFRLLEPAPRAEFTRYTGLDESAIRPQIERALALNYLTESAEAWQITEHGKLFLNSLLELFLAE encoded by the coding sequence ATGGCTGATTTGCCACCTCTGAGCCTTTACATCCATATCCCCTGGTGCGTGCAGAAGTGTCCCTACTGCGACTTCAACTCGCACGCGCTAAAGGGCGAAGTTCCCCATGATGACTACGTTCAGCATCTGCTGAGCGATCTTGACGCTGATGCGCCCTGGGCGCAGGGGCGTGAGGTGAAGACGATCTTTATCGGCGGCGGGACGCCGAGCCTGCTCTCAGGCCCGGCAATGCAAACCCTGCTCGACGGCGTGCGGGCGCGTCTTAATCTGGCCGCTGACGCCGAGATCACCATGGAGGCCAACCCCGGTACGGTGGAGGCCGACCGCTTTGTCGACTACCAGCGGGCGGGCGTTAACCGTATCTCCATTGGTGTGCAGAGCTTTAGCGAAGCCAAGCTGACGCGGCTGGGGCGTATCCACGGTCCGGAGGAGGCGAAGCGCGCTGCCCGGCTGGCAACGGGTCTGGGGCTGCGCAGTTTTAACCTCGATTTGATGCACGGCCTGCCGGATCAGACGCTGGACGAGGCGCTGGACGATCTGCGTCAGGCTATCGATCTGAACCCGCCGCATCTCTCCTGGTATCAGCTGACCATTGAACCGGGCACGCTGTTTGGCTCCCGGCCACCGGTGCTGCCAGATGACGATTCGCTGTGGGAGATCTTCGAGCAAGGACACCAGCTGCTGACGGCGGCAGGCTATCAGCAGTATGAGACCTCGGCCTATGCGAAGCCGGGCTACCAGTGTCAGCATAACCTGAACTACTGGCGCTTCGGGGACTATCTCGGCATCGGTTGCGGCGCGCACGGCAAGGTGACCTTCCCGGATGGGCGGATCCTGCGCACCGCCAAAACGCGCCATCCGCGGGGCTATATGCAGGGAACCTATCGCGACCGGCAGCATGAGGTAGAGACCGCTGACAAGCCGTTTGAGTTCTTTATGAACCGCTTCCGTCTGCTGGAGCCTGCGCCACGGGCGGAGTTTACCCGCTACACCGGGCTGGATGAGTCTGCGATCCGCCCGCAGATCGAACGTGCCCTGGCGCTCAACTACCTAACCGAGTCCGCTGAGGCGTGGCAGATAACAGAGCACGGCAAGCTGTTTTTGAACTCGCTGCTGGAGCTGTTTCTCGCTGAATAG
- the apaH gene encoding bis(5'-nucleosyl)-tetraphosphatase (symmetrical) ApaH gives MSTYLIGDVHGCYDELIALLKQVAFDPKTDTLWLTGDLVARGPASLQVLRFVKSLGDSVRVVLGNHDLHLLAVFAGISKNKPKDRITPLLEAPDADELLNWLRRQPLLQVDEEKKLVMAHAGITPQWDLPTALACARDAEAVLASDSYPLFLDAMYGDLPNNWSQELSGLARLRFITNAFTRMRYCFPNGQLDMYCKDMPDNAPAPLKPWFVIPGPVTQEYSVVFGHWASLEGKGTPEGVYALDTGCCWGGVLTCLRWEDKAYFTQASSRHLDLGEGEVVAS, from the coding sequence ATGTCGACATATCTTATTGGCGACGTTCACGGTTGCTACGATGAACTGATCGCATTGTTAAAACAGGTCGCGTTTGATCCTAAAACCGACACCCTCTGGCTAACGGGCGATCTGGTTGCACGCGGCCCGGCATCCCTGCAGGTGCTGCGTTTCGTGAAATCATTGGGCGACAGCGTACGCGTTGTGCTGGGCAACCATGACCTGCACCTGCTGGCCGTGTTTGCCGGCATCAGTAAAAACAAGCCGAAGGATCGTATTACGCCGCTGCTGGAGGCGCCGGATGCCGATGAGCTGCTGAACTGGCTGCGTCGCCAGCCGTTGCTGCAGGTGGACGAAGAGAAAAAGCTGGTGATGGCCCATGCGGGGATCACCCCCCAGTGGGATCTGCCGACGGCTCTGGCCTGCGCACGGGATGCCGAAGCGGTGCTGGCCAGCGACTCCTATCCGCTGTTTTTAGATGCGATGTATGGCGATCTGCCCAATAACTGGAGCCAGGAGCTGAGCGGTCTTGCACGCCTGCGTTTCATCACCAACGCCTTTACGCGGATGCGCTACTGTTTCCCGAACGGCCAACTCGACATGTACTGCAAAGACATGCCGGATAACGCCCCTGCCCCGCTGAAACCGTGGTTTGTGATCCCCGGTCCGGTGACGCAGGAGTACAGCGTGGTGTTTGGTCACTGGGCATCGCTGGAGGGGAAAGGCACACCGGAAGGCGTTTACGCCCTCGATACCGGCTGCTGCTGGGGTGGCGTTCTGACCTGCCTGCGTTGGGAAGATAAAGCCTACTTTACCCAGGCGTCGAGCCGCCATCTGGATCTGGGTGAAGGCGAGGTGGTTGCCTCCTGA
- the lptD gene encoding LPS assembly protein LptD, which yields MKKRIPTLLATMIGSALYSQQGLAADLASQCLLGVPSYNRPLVEGETNKLPVTINADNAKGDYPEDAVFTGNVDVQQGNSRLQADEMQLHQQQPEGQTAPVRTVDALGNVHYDDNQVILKGPKAWANLNTKDTNVWNGDYQLVGRQGRGTADLMKQRGENRYTILDNGTFTSCLPGSNTWSVVGSEVIQDREEQVAEIWNARFKLGPVPVFYSPYLQLPIGDKRRSGFLIPNARYSSKNYFEFTLPYYWNIAPNFDATITPHYMDKRGSIQWQNEFRYLTQAGAGLMEFDYLPSDDVFKEDYPTESDKHRWLFYWQHAGVMDQVWRFNVDYTKVSDPYYFNDFTSTYGSSTDGYATQKFSVGYALDNFDATVTTKQFQVFDAEHSNSYAAQPQLDVNYYQNDVGPFDTRIYGQAVHFSNTNSDLPEATRLHLEPTINLPLSNRWGSLNTEAKLLATHYQQTNLDYYNQTNNADLKDSVNRVMPQFKVDGKLIFERDMNLFEGYSQTLEPRAQYLYVPYRDQSHINNYDSSLLQFDYGGLFRDRTYGGLDRIASANQVTTGVTSRVYDQESVERFNISVGQIYYFTESRTGDDRIKWEEDDQTGSLVWAGDTYWRMSERWGLRGGVQYDTRLDNVANGNATLEYRRDEDRLLQLNYRYASEEYIQATLPNYAYAPQSKDGISQVGAVASWPIVDRWSVVGAYYFDTKQNKPADQMLGLQYNSCCYAIRFGYERKLNGWGPAPTESVYDNVVGFNIELRGLSSNYGLGTQQMLRSNILPYSSSL from the coding sequence ATGAAAAAACGTATTCCCACCCTTCTGGCCACAATGATTGGCTCAGCCCTGTACAGTCAGCAGGGGCTGGCGGCCGATCTCGCCTCGCAATGTCTGCTGGGCGTCCCGAGCTATAACCGTCCTCTGGTAGAGGGCGAAACGAATAAGCTGCCCGTCACCATTAACGCCGATAACGCGAAGGGTGACTATCCTGAAGATGCCGTATTTACCGGCAACGTGGATGTTCAACAGGGTAATAGCCGTCTGCAGGCGGACGAGATGCAGCTTCACCAGCAGCAGCCGGAGGGTCAGACCGCGCCGGTCCGTACCGTCGATGCACTGGGCAACGTGCACTATGATGATAACCAGGTGATCCTGAAAGGGCCAAAAGCCTGGGCTAACCTGAATACCAAAGACACTAACGTCTGGAACGGCGACTACCAGCTGGTCGGACGCCAGGGCCGCGGTACCGCTGACCTGATGAAGCAGCGCGGTGAGAACCGCTATACCATTCTGGATAACGGGACCTTTACCTCCTGTCTGCCGGGTTCAAACACCTGGAGCGTGGTGGGTAGCGAAGTGATCCAGGATCGCGAGGAGCAGGTCGCCGAGATCTGGAACGCACGCTTTAAGCTGGGTCCGGTGCCGGTGTTCTACAGCCCCTATCTGCAGCTGCCGATTGGCGACAAGCGCCGCTCAGGCTTCCTGATCCCGAACGCCAGATACAGCTCCAAGAACTACTTTGAGTTTACGCTGCCGTACTACTGGAACATTGCGCCGAACTTCGATGCCACCATTACGCCGCACTATATGGACAAACGGGGCAGCATTCAGTGGCAGAACGAATTCCGCTACCTGACCCAGGCGGGCGCAGGCCTGATGGAGTTCGACTACCTGCCGTCGGATGATGTCTTCAAAGAAGACTATCCTACCGAGTCTGATAAACACCGTTGGCTCTTCTACTGGCAGCATGCTGGCGTAATGGATCAGGTATGGCGCTTCAACGTCGACTATACCAAGGTCAGCGATCCGTACTACTTTAACGATTTTACGTCGACCTACGGCTCCAGCACCGACGGCTACGCCACGCAGAAATTCAGCGTCGGCTATGCGCTGGATAATTTTGATGCCACGGTGACCACCAAACAGTTCCAGGTCTTTGATGCCGAGCACAGCAACTCCTACGCCGCTCAGCCGCAGCTGGATGTTAACTACTACCAGAACGACGTCGGGCCGTTTGATACCCGTATCTACGGTCAGGCGGTGCACTTCTCCAATACTAACTCGGATCTGCCGGAAGCGACCCGTCTGCATCTGGAGCCGACGATCAACCTGCCGCTCTCTAACCGCTGGGGCAGCCTGAACACCGAAGCGAAACTGCTGGCGACCCACTACCAGCAGACTAACCTCGACTACTATAACCAGACGAACAATGCCGATTTAAAGGATTCCGTCAACCGCGTCATGCCGCAATTTAAGGTAGACGGTAAGCTGATCTTTGAGCGCGATATGAACCTGTTCGAAGGCTACAGCCAGACGCTGGAGCCACGCGCGCAGTATCTCTATGTGCCTTACCGCGACCAGAGCCATATCAACAACTATGACTCGTCCCTGCTGCAGTTTGATTACGGCGGCCTGTTCCGCGACAGAACCTACGGCGGTCTCGACCGCATTGCGTCCGCTAACCAGGTCACGACCGGGGTCACATCGCGTGTTTATGATCAGGAATCGGTTGAACGTTTTAACATTTCCGTGGGTCAAATCTACTACTTCACCGAATCCCGTACCGGTGATGACAGAATCAAGTGGGAAGAAGACGACCAGACCGGATCGCTGGTTTGGGCGGGTGATACCTACTGGCGAATGAGCGAACGCTGGGGCCTACGCGGCGGCGTGCAGTACGATACGCGCCTTGATAACGTAGCCAACGGCAACGCAACGCTGGAGTACCGTCGCGATGAGGATCGGCTCTTGCAGCTGAACTACCGTTACGCCAGCGAGGAGTATATTCAGGCGACGCTGCCAAACTACGCTTACGCCCCTCAGAGCAAAGACGGGATTTCGCAGGTGGGCGCGGTGGCAAGCTGGCCAATCGTCGATCGCTGGTCTGTTGTCGGAGCCTACTACTTCGACACCAAGCAGAACAAACCCGCCGATCAGATGCTCGGTTTGCAGTATAACTCCTGCTGCTACGCTATCCGCTTCGGCTACGAGCGTAAACTCAACGGTTGGGGACCTGCGCCGACAGAGAGCGTCTACGACAACGTCGTCGGCTTTAACATCGAGCTGCGTGGTCTGAGCTCGAACTATGGGCTGGGCACTCAGCAGATGCTGCGTTCGAATATTCTGCCTTACAGTAGCTCTTTGTAA
- the rsmA gene encoding 16S rRNA (adenine(1518)-N(6)/adenine(1519)-N(6))-dimethyltransferase RsmA, with amino-acid sequence MNSRVHQGHLARKRFGQNFLNDKFVIDSIVSAINPQKGQAMVEIGPGLAALTEPVGERLDELTVIELDRDLAARLQTHPFLGPKLTIYQQDAMTMNFGELSQTLGQPLRVFGNLPYNISTPLMFHLFSYTDAIADMHFMLQKEVVNRLVAGPNSKAYGRLSVMAQYYCQVIPVLEVPPTAFTPPPKVDSAVVRLVPHTTMPHPVKEVRVLSRITTEAFNQRRKTIRNSLGNLFTPEVLTSLGIDPAVRAENVSVAQYCQLANYLTDNAPPKES; translated from the coding sequence ATGAATAGCAGAGTCCATCAGGGGCACCTGGCCCGTAAACGTTTCGGGCAAAACTTCCTTAACGATAAATTTGTCATCGACAGCATTGTTTCAGCCATTAACCCACAGAAAGGCCAGGCCATGGTCGAAATCGGTCCCGGCCTCGCCGCGCTGACCGAGCCGGTGGGTGAGCGCCTGGACGAGCTGACCGTCATCGAGCTGGACCGCGATCTGGCCGCGCGGCTGCAAACGCATCCGTTCCTCGGGCCAAAACTGACCATCTATCAGCAAGATGCCATGACCATGAACTTTGGCGAGCTCTCCCAGACCCTGGGTCAGCCTCTGCGCGTCTTTGGTAACCTGCCCTATAACATCTCCACGCCGCTGATGTTCCACCTGTTTAGCTATACTGATGCCATCGCCGATATGCACTTCATGCTGCAAAAAGAGGTGGTGAATCGTCTGGTTGCAGGCCCGAACAGCAAAGCGTATGGTCGTTTAAGCGTGATGGCACAATACTATTGTCAGGTGATCCCGGTGCTGGAAGTGCCGCCGACGGCCTTTACGCCGCCGCCTAAAGTCGACTCTGCGGTGGTGCGCCTGGTACCGCATACCACGATGCCTCACCCGGTTAAAGAGGTTCGCGTGCTGAGCCGCATCACCACCGAAGCGTTTAACCAGCGCCGTAAAACCATCCGCAACAGCCTCGGCAATCTGTTTACGCCGGAGGTTCTCACGTCGTTAGGTATTGACCCGGCGGTGCGGGCAGAGAACGTCTCTGTCGCTCAGTACTGCCAGCTGGCAAATTACCTGACGGATAACGCGCCGCCGAAGGAGAGTTAA
- a CDS encoding XTP/dITP diphosphatase, which produces MQKVVLATGNAGKVRELASLLNDFGLDVVAQTELGVESADETGLTFIENAIIKARHAAQVTGLPAIADDSGLAVDALGGAPGIYSARFAGADASDQQNLEKLLVELQDVPDGERQAQFHCVLVYMRHADDPTPLVCHGSWQGTIARAPAGSGGFGYDPIFVVPEAGKTAAELSADEKRAVSHRGQALKLLLEALRNG; this is translated from the coding sequence ATGCAAAAAGTTGTTCTTGCCACCGGCAACGCCGGTAAAGTGCGCGAGCTGGCCTCGCTGCTCAACGATTTTGGCCTCGACGTGGTGGCGCAAACCGAGCTGGGCGTGGAGTCCGCCGACGAAACCGGCCTGACCTTTATCGAGAACGCCATCATTAAAGCGCGTCATGCTGCGCAGGTTACCGGCCTGCCGGCGATTGCCGACGACTCCGGGCTGGCGGTTGACGCCCTCGGTGGCGCGCCGGGGATCTACTCCGCGCGCTTTGCCGGAGCAGACGCCAGCGACCAACAAAATCTGGAGAAGCTGCTGGTCGAGCTGCAGGACGTGCCGGACGGCGAGCGTCAGGCCCAGTTCCACTGCGTGCTGGTCTATATGCGCCACGCCGACGATCCGACCCCGCTGGTGTGCCACGGCAGCTGGCAGGGCACCATCGCCCGTGCACCTGCGGGCAGCGGCGGCTTTGGCTACGATCCTATCTTCGTTGTGCCAGAGGCAGGTAAAACCGCTGCCGAGCTGAGCGCTGACGAGAAGCGCGCCGTCTCTCATCGGGGACAGGCGCTGAAACTGTTACTGGAAGCCCTGCGTAATGGCTGA
- the pdxA gene encoding 4-hydroxythreonine-4-phosphate dehydrogenase PdxA, with amino-acid sequence MNVQRIVITPGEPAGIGPELVVQLAQRDWPMELVICADPQLLADRALMLGLPLTLLPYDANLPAQPQQASTLTVLPVALHARVVPGQLSVANGSYVVDTLARACDGCLSGEFAALVTGPVHKGVINDAGVPFTGHTEFFEARSGTAKVVMMLATEALRVALATTHLPLREVADAITPALLRDVITILYHDLQNKFGIAHPHVLVCGLNPHAGEGGHMGSEEIDIIIPLLEALRAEGMNLSGPLPADTLFQPKYLDRADAVLAMYHDQGLPVLKYQGFGRGVNITLGLPFIRTSVDHGTALELAGQGKADVGSFITALNLAIKMITNTQ; translated from the coding sequence ATGAACGTTCAGCGCATCGTTATCACTCCCGGCGAACCCGCCGGGATTGGTCCGGAGCTGGTCGTCCAGCTGGCCCAGCGCGACTGGCCAATGGAGCTGGTGATCTGCGCCGACCCGCAGCTTTTAGCCGACCGGGCGTTAATGCTCGGTCTGCCGCTGACGCTCCTCCCCTACGATGCTAACCTGCCCGCACAGCCACAGCAGGCCAGCACCCTAACGGTGCTGCCCGTTGCTCTGCACGCGCGGGTTGTTCCAGGCCAGCTTAGCGTGGCCAACGGTAGCTACGTTGTTGATACTCTGGCCCGCGCCTGCGACGGCTGCCTGAGCGGCGAATTTGCTGCGCTGGTTACTGGCCCGGTGCACAAAGGGGTGATTAACGATGCTGGCGTGCCCTTTACCGGGCACACCGAGTTTTTTGAAGCGCGCTCCGGTACCGCCAAAGTGGTGATGATGCTGGCAACCGAGGCACTGCGCGTGGCACTGGCAACCACGCACCTGCCGCTGCGGGAGGTGGCCGACGCCATTACCCCGGCGCTGCTGCGCGATGTCATCACCATTCTGTATCACGATCTGCAAAACAAATTTGGTATTGCCCATCCGCACGTGCTGGTTTGCGGCCTGAACCCACACGCGGGCGAAGGCGGCCATATGGGCAGCGAAGAGATCGACATCATCATTCCGCTGCTTGAAGCGCTACGCGCCGAGGGCATGAACCTCAGCGGTCCGCTGCCTGCCGATACCCTGTTCCAGCCTAAATATCTCGATCGCGCCGATGCGGTGCTGGCGATGTATCACGATCAGGGCCTGCCCGTGCTAAAATACCAGGGCTTTGGCCGCGGTGTGAACATTACGCTCGGTTTACCCTTTATTCGCACATCCGTAGACCACGGCACCGCGCTAGAACTCGCGGGCCAGGGGAAAGCCGATGTCGGCAGTTTTATTACGGCGCTTAATCTCGCCATCAAAATGATTACTAATACTCAATGA
- a CDS encoding YggT family protein: MKTLTFLLSTVIELYTMVLLLRVWMQWARVDFYNPFSQFIVKITQPVVGPLRRIIPAMGPLDSASLLLTFVLCVLKAIVLFMVVTFQPIIWIAAVLILLKTIGQLIFWVLLLMAIMSWVSQGRSPVEFVLMQLAEPLLRPIRRLLPSMGGIDFSPMILVLLLYVINMGIAELLQGTGNMLLPGLWMAL, translated from the coding sequence ATGAAGACGTTGACTTTCCTGCTCTCAACGGTAATTGAGCTTTATACGATGGTGCTGCTGTTACGGGTCTGGATGCAGTGGGCCCGCGTAGATTTTTATAACCCGTTCTCACAGTTTATCGTGAAGATCACCCAGCCGGTGGTAGGACCGCTGCGCCGCATTATCCCGGCGATGGGCCCCCTCGACAGCGCCTCGTTGCTGCTGACGTTTGTGCTGTGCGTGCTTAAGGCTATCGTGCTGTTTATGGTGGTGACCTTCCAGCCGATTATCTGGATTGCTGCCGTACTGATCCTGCTGAAAACCATCGGCCAGCTCATCTTCTGGGTGCTGCTGCTGATGGCCATCATGAGCTGGGTCAGCCAGGGCCGCAGCCCGGTTGAGTTTGTGCTGATGCAGCTCGCCGAGCCGCTGCTGCGCCCTATCCGCCGACTGCTGCCGTCCATGGGCGGGATCGACTTCTCGCCGATGATCCTGGTGCTGCTGCTCTATGTCATCAACATGGGCATTGCCGAGCTGCTGCAGGGCACCGGAAATATGCTGCTGCCGGGGCTGTGGATGGCGCTGTAA
- the surA gene encoding peptidylprolyl isomerase SurA: MKNWKTLLLGIAMVANTSFAAPQVVDKVAAVVNNGVVLESDVDGLMKSVKLNAGQAGQQLPDDATLRHQILERLIMDQIILQMGTKMGVKVTDEQLDQAIANIAKQNNMSLDQMRSRLAYDGMDYNTYRSQIRKEMLISEVRNNEVRRRITILPQEVDSLAQQVGNQNDASTELNLSHILIPLPENPTSDQVNEAESQARSIVEQARGGDDFGKLAITYSADPQALKGGEMGWGRIQELPSIFAQALSTAKKGDIVGPIRSGVGFHILKVNDLRGQSKSVSVTEVHARHILLKPSPIMTDDQARLKLEQIAADIKSGKTSFAAAAKSFSQDPGSANQGGDLGWAAADIFDPAFRDALMKLNKGQMSAPVHSSFGWHLIELLDTRNVDKTDAAQKDRAYRMLMNRKFSEEAASWMQEQRASAYVKILSN, encoded by the coding sequence ATGAAGAACTGGAAAACGCTGCTTCTCGGTATCGCCATGGTTGCGAATACCAGTTTCGCCGCGCCGCAGGTTGTCGATAAGGTCGCTGCCGTCGTGAATAACGGCGTTGTGCTGGAAAGCGACGTTGATGGTTTGATGAAATCCGTAAAGCTTAACGCCGGGCAGGCGGGCCAGCAGCTTCCTGATGACGCCACGCTGCGTCATCAGATCCTGGAGCGGCTGATCATGGATCAAATCATTCTGCAGATGGGCACCAAGATGGGTGTCAAAGTCACCGATGAGCAGCTCGATCAGGCTATCGCCAATATCGCCAAGCAGAACAACATGTCGCTGGATCAGATGCGTAGCCGTCTGGCCTATGACGGTATGGATTACAACACCTATCGCAGCCAGATCCGCAAGGAGATGCTGATTTCCGAGGTGCGTAACAATGAGGTGCGCCGTCGCATCACTATTCTGCCGCAGGAAGTTGACTCGCTTGCCCAGCAGGTGGGTAACCAGAACGACGCCAGCACCGAGCTGAATCTGAGCCACATTCTTATTCCGCTGCCGGAAAATCCTACCTCCGATCAGGTTAACGAGGCAGAGAGCCAGGCACGCTCGATCGTTGAGCAGGCACGCGGCGGAGATGACTTTGGCAAGCTGGCGATCACCTACTCGGCCGATCCACAGGCGCTGAAAGGCGGCGAGATGGGCTGGGGCCGCATTCAGGAGCTGCCGTCTATCTTTGCCCAAGCGCTGAGCACGGCGAAAAAAGGCGACATCGTTGGCCCGATCCGTTCCGGTGTAGGCTTCCACATTCTGAAGGTTAACGATCTGCGCGGCCAGAGCAAAAGCGTCTCCGTGACGGAAGTTCACGCTCGCCATATTCTGCTGAAGCCGTCGCCGATCATGACCGATGATCAGGCTCGCCTGAAGCTGGAGCAAATTGCAGCGGACATTAAGAGTGGCAAAACCAGCTTTGCCGCGGCAGCGAAGTCCTTCTCCCAGGATCCCGGCTCGGCTAACCAGGGCGGCGATCTCGGCTGGGCAGCAGCAGATATCTTCGATCCGGCTTTCCGCGATGCGCTGATGAAGCTGAACAAAGGCCAGATGAGCGCGCCGGTTCACTCTTCGTTTGGCTGGCACCTGATTGAACTGCTGGACACGCGTAACGTCGATAAAACCGACGCCGCGCAGAAGGATCGTGCCTACCGCATGCTGATGAACCGCAAATTCTCTGAAGAAGCGGCCAGCTGGATGCAGGAGCAGCGCGCCAGCGCCTACGTGAAGATCCTGAGCAACTAA
- a CDS encoding YggS family pyridoxal phosphate-dependent enzyme, whose product MNDIAHNLAQVRDKISAAALRCGRASEDVALLAVSKTKPASAVAEAIDAGQRAFGENYVQEGVDKIRHFQEQGVTGLQWHFIGPLQSNKSRLVAEHFDWCHTVDRLRIASRLSDQRPAGMPPLNILIQINISDEESKSGIPLAELDALAAQVTELPGVCLRGLMAIPAPVSNYERQFAVAQQMAVAFDALKLRYPTVDTLSLGMSDDMEAAIAAGSTLVRIGTAIFGARDYTKN is encoded by the coding sequence ATGAACGATATCGCGCATAACCTGGCACAGGTCCGGGACAAAATCTCAGCCGCTGCGCTGCGCTGCGGCCGTGCTTCAGAAGATGTTGCTCTGCTTGCAGTCAGCAAAACCAAACCTGCGAGCGCCGTCGCAGAGGCTATCGACGCTGGACAGCGTGCGTTTGGTGAAAACTATGTTCAGGAGGGGGTGGATAAAATTCGCCACTTCCAGGAGCAGGGCGTAACGGGGCTGCAATGGCACTTTATTGGCCCTTTGCAGTCCAACAAAAGCCGCCTGGTGGCAGAGCATTTTGACTGGTGTCATACCGTCGATCGCCTGCGCATCGCCAGCCGTCTGAGCGACCAGCGCCCCGCAGGAATGCCGCCGCTTAACATCCTGATTCAAATCAATATTAGCGATGAAGAGAGCAAGTCCGGCATTCCCCTTGCCGAGCTGGATGCCCTCGCCGCCCAGGTCACTGAACTGCCGGGCGTCTGCCTGCGCGGACTGATGGCAATCCCCGCCCCTGTGTCAAATTATGAAAGGCAGTTTGCGGTGGCACAGCAAATGGCTGTAGCATTTGACGCGCTTAAATTGCGCTACCCAACGGTAGATACGCTCTCTCTGGGGATGAGCGACGATATGGAAGCCGCCATCGCGGCGGGCAGCACCCTGGTACGCATCGGCACCGCCATATTTGGTGCCCGTGACTATACAAAAAATTAA
- the djlA gene encoding co-chaperone DjlA has translation MQYWGKVIGVAIALMMGGGFWGVVLGLLIGHMFDKARGRKMAFFANQRERQTLFFATTFEVMGHLTKSKGRVTEADIQVASLFMDRLNLHGDSRALAQQAFRVGKTDNYPLREKMRQFRSVCFGRFDLIRMFLEIQIQAAFADGSLHPNERAVLYVIAEELGISRVQFDQFLRMMQGGAQFGGGFNGQQQSNGGWQQAQRGPTLEDACNVLGVKPTDDATTIKRAYRKLMSEHHPDKLVAKGLPPEMMEVAKQKAQDIQKAYELIKEQKGFK, from the coding sequence ATGCAGTATTGGGGAAAAGTGATTGGCGTCGCCATCGCATTAATGATGGGCGGCGGTTTCTGGGGCGTGGTCCTCGGCTTACTCATTGGGCACATGTTTGACAAGGCGCGCGGCCGCAAAATGGCGTTTTTTGCCAACCAGCGCGAGCGTCAAACGCTCTTTTTCGCCACCACCTTTGAGGTGATGGGGCATCTAACCAAATCCAAGGGGCGCGTTACCGAAGCGGATATTCAGGTAGCAAGCCTGTTTATGGACCGGCTCAACCTGCACGGCGATTCGCGTGCTTTAGCCCAGCAGGCGTTTCGCGTCGGCAAAACCGATAACTATCCGCTGCGAGAAAAGATGCGTCAGTTCCGCAGCGTCTGTTTTGGCCGCTTCGATCTGATTAGGATGTTTCTGGAAATTCAGATCCAGGCGGCGTTCGCCGACGGTTCGCTGCATCCCAACGAACGTGCGGTGCTGTACGTCATTGCCGAGGAGCTGGGGATATCCCGCGTCCAGTTCGACCAGTTCCTGCGCATGATGCAGGGTGGGGCGCAGTTTGGCGGCGGCTTTAACGGGCAGCAGCAGTCAAACGGCGGCTGGCAGCAGGCCCAACGCGGACCGACCCTCGAGGATGCCTGCAACGTGCTGGGCGTGAAGCCCACCGATGACGCTACCACCATCAAGCGCGCCTACCGCAAGCTGATGAGCGAGCACCATCCGGATAAGCTGGTGGCAAAAGGGTTGCCGCCGGAGATGATGGAAGTTGCGAAGCAGAAAGCGCAGGATATTCAGAAAGCGTACGAGCTGATCAAAGAGCAGAAGGGTTTTAAGTAA